From a single Pseudophryne corroboree isolate aPseCor3 chromosome 6, aPseCor3.hap2, whole genome shotgun sequence genomic region:
- the LOC134934876 gene encoding histone H2A type 1-like has translation MSGRGKQGGKTRAKAKTRSSRAGLQFPVGRVHRLLRKGNYAERVGAGAPVYLAAVLEYLTAEILELAGNAARDNKKTRIIPRHLQLAVRNDEELNKLLGGVTIAQGGVLPNIQAVLLPKKTESHKPAKSK, from the coding sequence ATGTCCGGCAGAGGCAAACAAGGCGGCAAGACCCGGGCTAAGGCCAAGACTCGCTCATCCCGGGCCGGTCTCCAGTTCCCAGTCGGTCGCGTTCACCGTCTGCTGAGGAAAGGAAACTATGCTGAGCGAGTGGGAGCCGGTGCCCCGGTCTATCTGGCCGCGGTGCTGGAGTATCTGACGGCTGAGATCCTGGAGCTCGCCGGAAACGCCGCCCGCGACAACAAGAAGACCCGCATCatcccccgccacctgcagctggctgtgcgcaacgacgaagagctcaacaagctgctcggtggggtgaccatcgcccagggaggcgtcctgcccaacatccaggccgtgctgctgcccaagaagaccGAGAGCCACAAACCGGCCAAGAGCAAGTAA